Below is a window of Mucilaginibacter sp. PAMC 26640 DNA.
CTGATGAATTGGCCGGTTTCCAAACATTCAAATAAAGGCAATCTTCACTCATTCCCGGGGATCTGAACCCCATATCGCCAAATACTTTCTTTTGCATCGGGTTGTAGCCAAAGGCATCGCACTTCCGCACACCGCCCCAGTTATTTACCGGCTGCGGATCTTTCCACCTCAATTCTCCTATCGGCGGTTGCGCAAATGGAATTCCCTTGTAGCTAATTACGCCGGATTTTTCCGTTACGCCCTCTAGTACTCCGTTTACAATCTTAATTTGAGTACTTTTTTGAGCAAATGCTATCGTGCAAGTTAGCTGCGCGATCAAAACGAAAGTTATTTTTTTCATGAAGATTTATAAGTTGGTTGGTGATTACCTTGTAAAGATATTCAATAATGTTTATCTTTCAGGTAAATGAAACCCACCGTACGAATTGAATATTGCCCAAAATGCAATTGGATGATGAGAGCCGCTTATATGGCGCAGGAATTACTTACTACTTTTAGCGATGAACTTTACGGCATAACATTGCAACCAAGCGAAACATCCGGCCGTTATACAATTTATGTAAATGACAGGGAGATATTCGATCGGAAAAAGCAGGGACGTTTCCCGGAAATTAAGGAACTAAAACAGCTGGTGAGAGACGTGGTCAATCCTGAAAAAAGCTTGGGCCATTCAGATAAACACTAAAAATTGGGTTATGTTTACACATTATGCTTAACAAATTTGTTTGCGTAACTTTGTCAATTATCTCAGTAGATGTTATCGAAAAAAACTAAATACGCAATAAAGGCGCTGGTTGTCATGGGCAAAAATATGGATAAACCCCCCATGCAGATCTCAAAAATTGCCGAGCTGGAAAAAATCCCCAAGAAGTTTCTGGAACAGATCCTTTTAGATTTGCGCAATGCAGGTTTTCTGTATAGCAAAAAAGGCGCGGGCGGTGGCTACAGCCTTAATAAAGATCCAAAGGATATTTATCTCGTCAACATTATGCGTATTACTGATGGGCCGATAGCGATGGTACCCTGTGCCAGCCTCAACTTTTACCACAAATGTGATGAATGCCACCAGGAACATACCTGCGGAATAAGGGACGTATTTATAGAAGTAAGGGATGCAACCTTAAAAATATTATCAGAAACCAGCGTGGCCGATATTATAGGCCGGGAAACTACCTTAATCAATTTATAAACCTTTTTCGTAAATCATTGCTGTAAAACATGTTGGTG
It encodes the following:
- a CDS encoding Rrf2 family transcriptional regulator, whose product is MLSKKTKYAIKALVVMGKNMDKPPMQISKIAELEKIPKKFLEQILLDLRNAGFLYSKKGAGGGYSLNKDPKDIYLVNIMRITDGPIAMVPCASLNFYHKCDECHQEHTCGIRDVFIEVRDATLKILSETSVADIIGRETTLINL
- a CDS encoding SelT/selW/selH selenoprotein, producing MKPTVRIEYCPKCNWMMRAAYMAQELLTTFSDELYGITLQPSETSGRYTIYVNDREIFDRKKQGRFPEIKELKQLVRDVVNPEKSLGHSDKH